One Sphingomicrobium marinum genomic window carries:
- the gcvH gene encoding glycine cleavage system protein GcvH, producing MSLYFTKEHEWVRVEGDVATVGISDHAQQQLGDIVFAETPEAGRDVAKGDDAAVVESVKAASDVYAPVSGEVLEGNEALADNPALVNEDPEGEGWFFKLKLADTSELDGLMAEDEYRDWVKTL from the coding sequence ATGAGCCTCTATTTCACCAAGGAACATGAATGGGTCCGCGTCGAAGGCGATGTCGCCACGGTCGGGATCTCGGACCACGCGCAGCAGCAATTGGGCGATATCGTGTTCGCCGAAACGCCCGAAGCGGGCCGCGATGTCGCCAAGGGCGACGATGCTGCGGTGGTCGAGAGCGTGAAGGCAGCCTCGGACGTCTATGCGCCGGTTTCGGGCGAAGTGCTCGAAGGCAATGAAGCGCTCGCAGATAACCCCGCGCTAGTGAACGAAGATCCGGAAGGCGAGGGCTGGTTCTTCAAACTGAAGCTCGCCGACACGTCCGAACTAGACGGCCTGATGGCCGAAGACGAATATCGCGACTGGGTGAAGACGCTGTGA
- the gcvT gene encoding glycine cleavage system aminomethyltransferase GcvT, producing MHAASDLGEARVSDPKTLPLNDWHIARGGRMVPFAGYSMPVQYEGIMAEHLWTREHAGLFDVSHMGQLTFHGDDVAEALETLLPGDIKGLGDNKLRYSMLLAEDGGIIDDLIVTKVVTPTTSHYAMVVNGACKHGDIENMRRRLPDGIEIKHHEGQALLALQGPEAAAVITDVIGDISDLGFMSSKGMVWNDAFLWVSRAGYTGEDGVEISIAAEYATALAETLAADERVKPVGLGARDSLRLEAGLPLYGHDLDTETTPVMADLGFAISKRRRAEGGFAGAERLLDELANGAITKRVGLNVEGRQPVREGAMVIDEEGNEVGKVTSGGFSPSLQRPIAMAYVPTAMASPGTKVQLSQRGKVFQAEVAQMPFVPHNYHRKGKK from the coding sequence ATTCACGCGGCCTCGGACCTTGGAGAAGCGCGCGTGTCGGACCCGAAAACCCTTCCTCTCAATGACTGGCACATTGCAAGGGGCGGTCGCATGGTGCCGTTCGCGGGTTATTCCATGCCGGTCCAGTATGAGGGCATTATGGCCGAACATCTCTGGACCCGCGAGCATGCCGGCCTGTTCGACGTCAGCCATATGGGGCAGCTTACCTTTCATGGCGACGATGTCGCCGAAGCGCTAGAGACGCTGCTGCCCGGCGACATCAAGGGCCTTGGCGACAATAAGCTGCGTTATTCGATGCTGCTCGCCGAGGATGGCGGGATCATCGACGACCTCATCGTTACCAAGGTGGTGACGCCAACGACGAGCCATTACGCGATGGTCGTCAACGGTGCCTGCAAGCATGGCGATATCGAAAATATGCGCCGACGGCTGCCCGACGGGATCGAGATCAAGCATCACGAAGGTCAAGCGCTGCTGGCCTTGCAGGGACCTGAAGCTGCCGCCGTTATTACCGACGTGATCGGCGACATCAGCGATCTGGGCTTCATGTCGTCCAAGGGCATGGTCTGGAACGACGCGTTCCTATGGGTAAGCCGCGCGGGCTACACGGGCGAAGACGGGGTCGAAATTTCTATCGCGGCAGAATACGCCACCGCGCTCGCCGAAACGCTCGCGGCCGATGAACGGGTCAAGCCGGTCGGGCTAGGCGCACGCGATTCGCTGCGGCTCGAAGCGGGGCTGCCGCTCTACGGGCACGATCTTGATACCGAGACGACGCCCGTGATGGCGGACCTCGGCTTCGCAATCTCCAAGCGCCGCCGCGCCGAAGGCGGCTTTGCCGGGGCCGAACGACTCCTCGATGAGCTGGCCAATGGCGCCATCACCAAACGCGTCGGCCTCAACGTCGAAGGTCGCCAGCCCGTGCGTGAAGGCGCGATGGTCATCGATGAAGAAGGCAACGAGGTCGGCAAGGTGACGAGCGGCGGCTTCTCGCCCTCGCTCCAGCGTCCGATCGCGATGGCCTATGTGCCGACCGCGATGGCTTCGCCGGGGACCAAGGTCCAGCTGTCGCAGCGCGGCAAGGTTTTTCAGGCCGAAGTAGCGCAGATGCCCTTCGTGCCGCACAATTATCACCGCAAGGGGAAGAAGTGA